The following coding sequences lie in one Agrobacterium vitis genomic window:
- a CDS encoding extracellular solute-binding protein produces the protein MTKCLALLATVAISALATGWAHAEDIKIKLSTLADKTAPARITNIEAAADIMNKQFKAAGVDKHIVIEANNSTVKGWDDLALDTLKAFAVGQGPDIYVVPHEWISKFAEDGDALPMDERIAAAPWVYGDILPVLWKAAKGNDGKIYGIPQDAEIRMFFYNKDMLRKIGKDEAFIEGLPAKVEAGEFTLDDLTALSKEVVDAKAAQYGMLHRPNVGIDYLMVFQSYGVKFLDEKTGKLVFPKAEMTKALGWYERNAKQGVTPVDNTAMSWDAIQGAFKQEKAFIFHQGVWAVAWQLGEMNGATWPTDRDGYFHKIGWIPAPAAEKGGKPANLSHPLLYTVNAKSKNAEIAADLVALATLPYFNNQHAVTSYHTAISNAQTAMPKYKDNWVLSAASPMMAHAGFVPNHTQFGSYNKILFSGLQAVETGKMKAADAVEFIADELETQFGSDVEIRDTASN, from the coding sequence ATGACCAAATGCCTCGCCCTTCTCGCCACCGTGGCGATTTCTGCGCTTGCCACCGGATGGGCGCATGCAGAAGACATCAAGATCAAGCTTTCGACGCTGGCCGATAAGACCGCTCCGGCGCGCATCACCAATATCGAAGCCGCCGCAGACATCATGAACAAACAGTTCAAGGCGGCGGGCGTCGATAAACATATTGTCATCGAAGCCAATAACAGCACCGTCAAAGGCTGGGACGACCTCGCCCTCGATACGCTGAAGGCATTTGCAGTCGGTCAGGGGCCGGACATCTATGTCGTTCCGCATGAATGGATCAGCAAATTCGCTGAGGATGGCGACGCGCTGCCGATGGACGAGCGGATCGCCGCTGCCCCTTGGGTCTATGGCGACATCCTGCCGGTGCTGTGGAAGGCCGCCAAGGGTAATGATGGCAAGATTTACGGCATACCGCAGGATGCCGAGATCCGTATGTTCTTCTATAACAAGGACATGCTGCGCAAGATCGGCAAGGATGAGGCCTTTATCGAAGGCTTGCCCGCCAAGGTCGAAGCAGGCGAATTCACGCTCGATGATCTGACGGCGCTCTCCAAGGAAGTGGTCGATGCGAAAGCAGCCCAATACGGCATGTTGCATCGCCCCAATGTCGGCATCGATTATCTGATGGTCTTCCAGTCCTATGGCGTCAAATTCCTGGATGAGAAAACCGGCAAGCTGGTGTTTCCGAAAGCGGAAATGACCAAGGCTCTCGGCTGGTACGAGCGCAATGCCAAGCAAGGCGTCACCCCTGTCGATAACACAGCAATGAGCTGGGATGCGATCCAGGGCGCCTTCAAGCAGGAGAAGGCTTTCATCTTCCATCAGGGCGTCTGGGCGGTTGCCTGGCAGCTCGGCGAGATGAACGGTGCGACCTGGCCGACGGATCGCGACGGCTATTTCCACAAAATCGGCTGGATTCCTGCCCCGGCTGCAGAAAAGGGCGGCAAGCCCGCCAATCTTTCCCATCCGCTGCTTTATACCGTCAATGCCAAGAGCAAGAATGCGGAGATTGCCGCTGATCTCGTAGCACTTGCGACATTGCCGTATTTCAACAACCAGCACGCGGTCACATCCTACCATACCGCAATTAGCAACGCCCAGACGGCAATGCCGAAATACAAGGACAATTGGGTTCTGTCGGCGGCATCGCCGATGATGGCTCATGCCGGGTTCGTGCCGAACCACACTCAGTTCGGCAGCTACAACAAGATCCTGTTCAGTGGCTTGCAGGCCGTGGAGACCGGAAAGATGAAGGCGGCCGATGCCGTTGAGTTCATCGCCGACGAACTTGAGACGCAATTCGGCTCGGACGTTGAAATCCGCGATACCGCCAGCAACTAA
- a CDS encoding carbohydrate ABC transporter permease: MSMLQADNVPLTDWTRLERRGIVNRAGFLSALILFLTIVSIPILLPYLWLLVKSLTSSDGAVSRLVLWHSTAIAGVGYLGAIGLALLADRLRRPAVSWAVLAMVIVILSAIFLIPHLSFDNYRFLWNPDIAKIGTNRMDLMPSIWSALGTSLVFAISQTAIVTLVATPAAYALSRFAFAGRENILRGLLLLHAFPALALTVAIFIQLYYMGLLNNLVGVVLVLSALELPFAIFVLKGFFDGVPWDIEMSAVTDGATRFQAFRMVILPQIRSGLIAVATFTFLRGWEEYVFVQTLLIEKNQMTMSLYLFFVAQDHMGADYGMIAAVGIVYLLPVLVLYIFTQKYITQMSFGGIKG; this comes from the coding sequence ATGTCGATGCTCCAGGCCGATAACGTTCCGTTAACCGATTGGACCCGCCTCGAACGCCGGGGCATTGTCAATCGTGCTGGCTTCCTGTCGGCGCTTATCCTCTTCCTGACGATTGTCTCTATTCCCATTCTCCTGCCTTATCTCTGGCTTTTGGTGAAATCGCTCACCTCGTCCGATGGCGCTGTTAGCCGGCTGGTTCTTTGGCACAGTACGGCCATCGCCGGGGTCGGTTATCTCGGTGCAATCGGATTGGCGTTGTTGGCAGATCGGCTGCGTAGGCCCGCCGTCAGCTGGGCTGTGCTTGCCATGGTGATCGTCATTCTGTCGGCTATTTTCCTCATCCCGCATCTGAGTTTCGACAATTACCGCTTTCTGTGGAACCCTGACATTGCCAAAATCGGCACCAATCGCATGGACCTGATGCCATCGATCTGGTCGGCGCTTGGCACGTCGCTGGTGTTTGCGATTTCCCAGACGGCAATTGTCACACTGGTCGCCACCCCAGCCGCCTATGCGCTGTCGCGGTTTGCTTTCGCGGGCCGTGAAAACATTCTGCGCGGTCTGCTTCTGCTGCACGCCTTTCCGGCGCTGGCGCTCACCGTCGCGATCTTCATCCAGCTTTACTATATGGGCCTGCTCAACAATTTGGTGGGTGTCGTGCTGGTGTTGAGTGCGCTGGAACTGCCGTTTGCGATCTTCGTCCTCAAAGGGTTCTTTGATGGCGTGCCATGGGACATCGAGATGAGCGCCGTGACGGATGGTGCAACGCGCTTCCAGGCCTTTCGCATGGTGATCCTGCCACAGATCCGCAGCGGCCTGATTGCTGTTGCCACATTTACCTTTCTGCGTGGCTGGGAGGAATATGTCTTCGTCCAGACGCTGCTGATCGAAAAGAACCAGATGACGATGAGCCTCTACCTGTTCTTCGTCGCCCAGGACCATATGGGGGCGGATTACGGCATGATTGCTGCCGTCGGCATCGTCTATCTGTTGCCCGTCCTGGTCCTCTACATCTTCACGCAGAAGTACATCACGCAAATGAGCTTCGGCGGGATCAAAGGATAA
- a CDS encoding carbohydrate ABC transporter permease, whose protein sequence is MSQFQLRAHRPARPILYLAPAIALLAVFFLAPILVNAVIAFTDMGSNLRVGHFTVQNFERIVQRDARIPMVLLTTLIYVSATLFIFNVGLGALLAMTSTAIPDRLGNFFRGLWLLPRMSPAVLYGILWIWIADPTPLGLLNQVTGAFGLPPVNLRNDFPLLLVILANGVVGASFAMVILTSSIRSIPSHLAHAARVDGASEWGVLRHVVVPALSQPIRFITIYQALSLMTTYEYILLITGGGPLYDSTPYALYIYRRAFESGAYAYGAALALGLMVIGIAVTLVQWRVSNMRSTFAAPKIEVL, encoded by the coding sequence ATGTCCCAATTCCAGCTTCGAGCGCATCGACCGGCCCGGCCAATTCTTTACCTCGCGCCGGCAATCGCGCTGCTTGCCGTGTTTTTTCTGGCGCCGATCTTGGTCAATGCGGTGATCGCCTTTACGGACATGGGGTCGAACCTTCGGGTTGGCCATTTCACGGTGCAAAACTTCGAACGGATCGTCCAGCGTGATGCGCGGATCCCGATGGTGTTGCTGACGACGCTAATCTACGTTTCCGCGACCCTTTTCATCTTCAATGTTGGTCTCGGCGCGCTTTTGGCGATGACCTCGACCGCGATCCCCGATCGGCTGGGTAATTTCTTTCGTGGGCTGTGGCTTTTGCCGCGCATGAGCCCGGCTGTGCTCTATGGGATCTTGTGGATCTGGATCGCCGATCCAACGCCCTTGGGACTGCTCAACCAGGTGACCGGCGCATTTGGCCTGCCACCGGTCAACCTGCGCAATGATTTTCCGCTGCTGCTGGTCATTCTGGCAAACGGCGTTGTCGGGGCTTCTTTTGCGATGGTCATTCTGACCTCGTCTATCCGCTCCATCCCTTCGCATCTCGCCCATGCGGCGCGTGTCGATGGCGCCAGCGAGTGGGGCGTTCTGCGTCATGTCGTGGTGCCAGCGCTGTCGCAACCGATCCGCTTCATCACCATCTACCAGGCACTCTCCCTGATGACGACCTACGAATATATCCTGCTGATCACCGGTGGCGGCCCGCTCTACGATTCCACACCCTACGCGCTCTATATCTACCGGCGCGCGTTCGAAAGCGGCGCCTATGCCTATGGTGCGGCGCTGGCACTCGGCCTGATGGTCATCGGCATTGCCGTGACCTTGGTGCAATGGCGTGTCTCCAACATGCGCTCCACCTTTGCCGCTCCAAAGATTGAGGTGTTGTGA